The region TTactaaaatttaataattgatatttaataattagcattgaagtaatttttaaaatctaacaatttatttatttaataataagaaaaatgattaagttaatttgaagtattttaaaataagtaataatattttaatatcattAAATAAGTTGTCAtgacatttttttataattttatcagGAAGTTTTAATTGTTATGAGAGACAGTCAAGTTTTTGAAATGGGGTGATTACACCTATCAAGACCAAGaataataatgtaattttaacttttagaattataataagttataCCTTTAATAGCATACAATactatttaataaatttaaactaATTCAACTTTTTTCATAGTTATTTTGTTCTATTATGCTtcttcaagtcaattttactaatatatattaatagatAAAATATCTATTTCAAGATGttttattcaatatttttttcaaataatacacatATACGTTATATTTAATAGTACtaaagatttttttaattttaaaccaattttatctaaattattttttattaattaattttatttcttaatttttgttactaatgcaaaattcaagttaattttaaaaattataaatgttATTATTTAGTGTAGGTTTTTTTGTGAATATATAAATGTAGGTAGTGGAATAgcttttgataattttttttttcattttctaatcatattatttaatatatttattacaaaggaaatttgttattacttattGTATTTAATGTTAAACCTCAagtgtcatatatatatatatatatatatatatatatatatatatatatatatatatttatttattgatgATTAGGTGTATGGGCAtaattgataaaataataattagtatTTCTTTGAGCTTTAAAAGCAAGTAATAAATAGAAGGAAAAAAACTtccaaagaatgaatttcataaaaaaaaaacttccattCTCTGTAAAAGCTTGTTATTTTGTATCTCAATCTAATCGTGAACAAAATGGTCCATGATAGGAACCATAAGAGTTTGGATCCTCTCCCGCCTTCCCTTCAGCCAAATCTCACATGTAATTTGATCTCTATATTTAAAGATTGTGATTTACCCTGAGTGAGAGACTATAATTACTTTATTGTGCAACTCACTTTTTCACACTGCTGGATGGTCCAGCCACGGGAGAGAATCCTGATCAATAAACTTCAATCTTAATGTCCATATTTTCACAACAATCAATTATCTTCACCTCGAATTGGATAATTTGAGAGGACTCATTAGTGCCAAACCGAGAATAATGACCAATAACTAGTTACAAAATAAATTCCTGTCTACATATGAAAAGATGAATTGAAAGTTACATTGCTACTAGTCTATGCTAGCAATTTATGGTACTGAAACCTTTCAAACATTTTCTTCCCTCCTTTTTTTGTACATGTATTTATTCTTCCTATATTCAATACTATGTCACTTATCTCTTCTGGAAATTGAAGGCCTTGATGCTGTATGCAAatacaaaaaggaaaaaggcaACAAAAACCAAATGAACCACGGCAACAACTCCAAGGAAGCCATACTCATAGTCCATCTGTTTCTCAAGGTATGCTTTTATAGACATTGATCCATATCCTGGTACCTCAATAAGAGTATCTTTGTCTCCAAACTGGGATGTCAGTGCCCCATATATAGTCCATGCAGTGGGGCATGCCCAGTAACACCACCTCCACCATATAGGAATTTGCTGCAGATGTGTTAGAAGCAGTTGGGTTCAGTTTGTATAAGTTGTtgttgagatttggctcattgtattttgggttaaaatctttagtttattaggatttgatttaatgtggattgtaaaaggttttaagggattgttagtggattctattgatctctattttacaataaaatcctaataaatcctataacaatcccttaaaaccttttacaatccacattaaatcaaatcctaataaactaaagattttaacccaaaatacaatgagccaaatctcaacaGCTGTTAATGAAATACTTGTAATTGAGCATACTTAAAAGGTGTTTGATGTCATGTGTGTGATCTAGTTCCTCATTCTTAGAATCTTAGTTATTTGCAGAaaggtttcaactttcaagatATGAATGCAAGCTGATGTGCAATTTGTTATGTTAATCCCTGACTATAAATATATTTGATCATGGCTTTGCTATACATACCGATTTTGGGACAACGAAACCCGAGAATATGTTCCAGAAAACCAGAAAGAAGGACATAACAATTGCAGCAATTTGGTGGTTTGGTGTTAGAGCCAATGTCATCATTCCATAAAGTGTGAAGTAGACAAAGGACATGAATATGAAGTAGTAGAACCAGAAGAACTTGTCAGCTTGCCAAATGAACCCAATCATTGAGTATAGGATAAGAGTATAGGACAATGTCTGGATTGCAACATAAATGCATTCCATTGCTACCTGCAAGGCAAAACTCGTAGATTTTGTGAGTTTTCTCAGTTATTGAGGATTAAAATATCAattgtttttgcttttttttttatgcgAAAGGATCAGCTGCATTTACCTGAGCAGATGCATAAGGAAGAGCTGAGTACATTCCAGCCGCTCTTTCACGGTAGAAGACCGTTCTTTCTATTGCAACGACAGGTTGAACAGAGGCAGTGTTGGAGGCTCCAAGAAAGAAAATAGCTGCATATATAGCTCCCATGATATTCATAAGATCTTGTTCCGTGTGTCTGcagacaaaaaaaattgtaatgaGCATGAAAGTAACcctattttgttttatttttcggGATGTTGATAACTACCTTGTTCATGtctttttcacaaaaaaaaagagacaaaCAAGTGTTCTTGAAGATGGCTCAGCAGTTTCATAACTGTTACTTTAAGTACTATTTGACATGATATTGATGATTCCTACAAATATTTCAAGTCTACTaatttttcattcattttaaaatttcaaaaggaAGCATCATCTAAACATGGACAAAGTTGTTAGTTCAGTCACAGTCCAACCATGAACCTAAGTTACTCTTGATCTTACTTGATTCATGTGGTTTTCCTATCAAAGGTTAATAGTTAACAACTCTTTCAATATGTACAATACTACAAGAAAAACATGTGGGCTTACATTTTTTCTCCTTGTCTCCAGAAAATGAGTCCAAAAATAACACCTACAGCTATTGCCATGAAAAACCGGATTGCATTATACTGCGGATTCCTCCAGTAGGAACAATGTTGTTTCCAGAAGCAAGCTTTACATTGTGTGATAAAGGACCGGGAGTATTTCCTTGGGAAATCAAGATCCTTTGTTCCCGGCAATGGCATGCTTAGCTCTTCAATAAGTTCTTGATTCCTCCTGAAAATATTTGATATCAGAAATGAAAAGAGAAGTTAATGTCTGATTTCAGATTGAAGAAAGGGAACGGAAGCAGTATTCTGGCAATTCAACTTGAAGTGATGCTTAACTGGTACAATTCAGACTTAGTGTACAATTCTGCAAAGTCTACACTAAGCTGAGACTCAACTGATGGAGAACTGATCTCTAACATCCATGTGGCAGGATTATATCCATTTTTTATTCTAGGAACTCCCGGGATAGCCTGCATAAGGTTGCAAATAGGATTACTGAATTCGAGAATTgtcaaaaatataatataaaactattcatgCATCTTTACcgaacaacttaagcttttggataTTTTGTTCATGACATTTTGTCAGAGCCTATATGAACAACTGTCATAGAGTTCAATCGTTGGTACccccattattctaataaaaacttGAATTTCAAAGCCTAATAAGGGGgcttgttagaaatataatgtaAAATGATTAATCTATCTTGGTTCATGACAAGAATCTATGCCCTTTGGAGTGTAGAAGCCATACTCACCTCAAAGTACTCTATAAGCTTCTGAGATTGCTGACCAAGGGGACCACTATATATGATTTGTCCTCCTCTCTTCATCAAAAGCAGCTGAAGAAAACATAAAATTGAGCGATCAATGTGCCTTCATAACTCTCAGAAATAAAAAGTTTCATTTTCCAAATCTTGGAAAGCCATACCTCATCAAAAGCTTCAAATATGTCAATGCTTGGTTGATGAATTGTGCAGACAACAGTTCTTCCTGTATCTACTGTATTTCTGACAGTACGCATTACAATAGCTGCGGCTCTAGCATCCAGCCCTGAGGTCGGCTCATCCATAAAGATAATAGAAGGATTGGCAACCAATTCTACAGCAATGGTGAGTCTCTTTCTCTGTTCTGTTGATAAACCATCTACACCAGGAAGGCCTACTAAGAAATTCCTCACAGGATATAGCTCAACGAGTTTCATTACTTCCTCAACAAACATCTGTAATAAGAGAGGCCGTTTAAGAAAAAATAGGTCGTAACATTTAATTGCTGCAGATTAGGATGAAGAGTTCATTTAAATAAAGGCCACTTTCATGTTTCTGATTATGAAGATTAGCAACTACAATGTCTAAACAAATAGGGAAAAAAGTTCATCAGAAAAGTGGGGGAGGTTCAACACAAGAGTTGATTATAATAAAGCATACCTTTTGTATTTCTCTATTGACCTCCTTACCAAGACGTAACCAAGCAGAAAACACAATAGATTCATAGACCGTTATATTTGGAGAATGGATATCATTTTGTTCACAATATCCACTGATTCGAGCAAAAGTTGCTTGGTTTTTCGGGTAACCAGATATGCTGATGTTTCCTTCAATATAACCACCAGTTTTTCTTCCAGCAAGAACATCCATCAATGTGGTTTTTCCGGCACCAGTTACACCTACTAATGCTGTCAGCACTCCAGGCCTGAAAGCACCACTGACATCTCTTAGTAATTGGAGCCGACTCTCTTTAACTCCTTGTTTTTTCATTTCCTGATATGAAAATACTGTTAACACATTTCAAAGACATCATGGGACTAATCTAAATGTAGAAGTAGTAAATCAACATCGATATTTATCATGGGAAGGAAAGTAGAGAAATGAAAAAAGTGCTGAGGTGAATAACAATGGAGATGATTAAAATGAGGCAAGAGTGAGCAGAATTTACAGCAGGCATATCGATGTAGTAATTCACGTGATCAAAAGCAAGGGATAAGGGCCTAAAGGGTAAGACCATTCCCCTCTCGGTTGTTGCTGTATCTGCTTTGCGAATTGAACTCTCCGAGGTGTTTCTTTCTGCCATTTCAGTGTCTGCATACAACCATTTTAGTTTGTAACTGAAAAGGAAATATATTTACACAAGAAACAAGAGTTGAAAACATGACAAAGTCCTTGAGAGCACCAATAGAATAAACGTTTCAAATCATGCAGGACAAAATACACATTCTGATAAAACCAAACTATGATTAATCAAATGTTAGCAGTATATCATAAAACTATTCATATGTCTTCACCCGGCAAGTTAAGTTTCTGGGATAGTTGGTTTATATACCATAAGATGACATGTTCTACATTACCAGTAAGAAAGTATAGTTTCTGATAACagaaaaatattttacaatatAATGACAAGAAAGAAAAGGGTAAGATTTAGTACGCTCGAACGATTTAGCAGTTGAAACAAAACTCTTTTTTCCAGTTCCCTTTTTCTCATCTTCATCCTCCACAACAATAGATTTAGAATCTCCAAATGCTGCAATTTAAGACATTGTTAGAAACAACCTTATAGTTGTAACGGAAACAAGTAGTATGGGAACTTACGGTTCAGAAATGTTAGAGCAGCAATAAAACAAATGTTGAAAAGCAGAGAAAAGCCTAGGAGAACACCAACACAAATCCAGTACCAATATTCTTCTGTAAACATGCTTCTAGCCTTAAGAAGAGCCTTCCCAACTGTGGGCTCAGGGACTCTTGGGTCCAGATTAGGCTGTAAAGAAGATAAATTAGTGCAGTTTTGCAAGAAAATGCAAATAAAGAATAGATTTCCACACATTAAAGATCTTACCGCGCTCCATCTCTCGTCAAGGAACTCATTGATGGCAATGGCATTCTGACCATACATCATAGGAGAAGCATAATAACCCCATATCATCCACGGTTCAATGTTATCTGCAAACATTAACCGTTCTTTTGTTTTCTATCATGTATTTCATCAGATCATTGAAGAAGAGG is a window of Lotus japonicus ecotype B-129 chromosome 5, LjGifu_v1.2 DNA encoding:
- the LOC130718097 gene encoding pleiotropic drug resistance protein 2-like, with the translated sequence MEEGLEADDSIVRSLNNSTRMSIGSWSRRSWASVTVPELWSGHGGDVFEGSMRREVDDEEELKWAAIERLPTFERMRKSIVKQALESGRFNYEEVDICKLGMQDRKTLLDGILRIVEEDNEKFLSKMRERIDRVGIEIPKVEVRFEHLNVDGDAFNGTRALPTLVNSTMNAIERVLGSIKLLPSRKCVVKILQDVSGIVRPARVTLLLGPPGSGKTTLLQALAGKLDKDLRVSGRVTYCGHELPEFVPQRTCAYISQHNLHHGEMTVRETLNFSGRCLGVGTRHDLLVELTRREKQEGVKPDPEIDAFMKATAMEGQETSLITDYVLKILGLELCADTMVGDEMRRGISGGEKKRLTTGEMLVGPAKVFLMDEISTGLDSSTTFQIVRSLSQLVHIMDVTMIISLLQPAPETFEFFDDIILLSEGQIVYQGPRENVLNFFESVGFKCPERKGVADFLQEVTSRKDQEQYWFMRDKPYHYVSVPEFVTHFNNYSIGQGLSEELQVPYDRSKTHPAALVKDKYGISKSELFKACFAREWLLLKRSAFIYIFKTTQIMIMSLITMTVFFRTEMKHGQLEDGRKFYGALFFSLINIMFNGMAELAMTIFRLPVFFKQRDSLFYPAWAFALPIWIFRIPLSLAESGLWVVLTYYTIGFAPAASRFFRQLLAFFCVHQMGLSLFRFIAAVGRTQIVANTLGTFILLVVFVLGGFIIARDNIEPWMIWGYYASPMMYGQNAIAINEFLDERWSAPNLDPRVPEPTVGKALLKARSMFTEEYWYWICVGVLLGFSLLFNICFIAALTFLNPFGDSKSIVVEDEDEKKGTGKKSFVSTAKSFEHTEMAERNTSESSIRKADTATTERGMVLPFRPLSLAFDHVNYYIDMPAEMKKQGVKESRLQLLRDVSGAFRPGVLTALVGVTGAGKTTLMDVLAGRKTGGYIEGNISISGYPKNQATFARISGYCEQNDIHSPNITVYESIVFSAWLRLGKEVNREIQKMFVEEVMKLVELYPVRNFLVGLPGVDGLSTEQRKRLTIAVELVANPSIIFMDEPTSGLDARAAAIVMRTVRNTVDTGRTVVCTIHQPSIDIFEAFDELLLMKRGGQIIYSGPLGQQSQKLIEYFEAIPGVPRIKNGYNPATWMLEISSPSVESQLSVDFAELYTKSELYQRNQELIEELSMPLPGTKDLDFPRKYSRSFITQCKACFWKQHCSYWRNPQYNAIRFFMAIAVGVIFGLIFWRQGEKIHTEQDLMNIMGAIYAAIFFLGASNTASVQPVVAIERTVFYRERAAGMYSALPYASAQVAMECIYVAIQTLSYTLILYSMIGFIWQADKFFWFYYFIFMSFVYFTLYGMMTLALTPNHQIAAIVMSFFLVFWNIFSGFVVPKSQIPIWWRWCYWACPTAWTIYGALTSQFGDKDTLIEVPGYGSMSIKAYLEKQMDYEYGFLGVVAVVHLVFVAFFLFVFAYSIKAFNFQKR